GCACAATGTTTTTTACCTCAGATAGTCAGAGTCCTGAAGGGCTCACTACGTCAATAATAGAATTATGATGAATTCCTCCTTACAACGAGCATTCGACCAAGGCAACGCCCTGAAAGTAATTAGCGGTTTAACCAATTTTAACGTCGGACGGGTCGCCTCTGTCGTGAAAGCAGCAACTCAAGGCGGCGCAACCTTTGTGGATATTGGCGCTGACCCTAACTTAGTGCAAATTGTCCGTCAATTAACCCATCTCCCCATCTGTGTTTCTGCGGTTGAACCCCAGAAATTTGTGACTTGTGTAGCAGCAGGTGCAGACTTAATTGAAATTGGTAATTTCGATGCGTTCTATGCTCAAGGACGGCGTTTTGAAGCGGCGGAAGTTTTGCAACTGACCCACGAAACCCGCGCCTTACTGCCCCATATTACCCTATCTGTCACCGTTCCCCATATCCTCGAACTCGACCAACAAGTTGAACTCGCCCTCGAACTTGTGAAAGCGGGTGCAAATATTATCCAAACCGAAGGCGGAACCAGTGCTTCCCCGGTTCATGGTGGCACATTAGGACTGATTGAAAAAGCCGCCCCGACCTTAGCCGCCGCCTCGGAAATTTCTCGCGCTGTGTCGGTTCCGGTATTATGCGCTTCCGGTATTTCTAATATTACCGCT
The sequence above is drawn from the Planktothrix serta PCC 8927 genome and encodes:
- a CDS encoding DUF561 domain-containing protein, producing MMNSSLQRAFDQGNALKVISGLTNFNVGRVASVVKAATQGGATFVDIGADPNLVQIVRQLTHLPICVSAVEPQKFVTCVAAGADLIEIGNFDAFYAQGRRFEAAEVLQLTHETRALLPHITLSVTVPHILELDQQVELALELVKAGANIIQTEGGTSASPVHGGTLGLIEKAAPTLAAASEISRAVSVPVLCASGISNITAPMAIAAGAAGVGVGSAINRLDNEVAMVAVVRSLVEALATVQANRIYA